The Rhodothermales bacterium genomic interval CGACGACTTTTATGGTGCGGGCGCTGAGGGCGGTGCTCGAATGATGGCCGCGCTGGGTGGGTTTCGGGCAGGGAGAGCTGGAGAAGATCGGCTACAGGAACTGAGTGCGGGTGCTGGAGGCGACGTGGGGGTGACGGGGTATAAAAAAACCTGCGCCGGAGGCCGGAGCAGGTTTTGGATGTTCGTGTGGAGATAAGGGGAGTCGAACCCCTGACCTCTGCAGTGCGATTGCAGCGCTCTACCAACTGAGCTATATCCCCGTGGTGAGCCCCTCAAACCGAGGGGTCCGCCGGCCGGTTCCGGGGGCGGTCGAGACCAGGCCCTTGAGGTCTACAAGCGGGCCAGAGATGAAATGTAACACACCTTCGGAACAGGCCGATACCCCCTCTCGTAACCCACACGTATGTAACACGTGTAACCCGCACGACCATGCAGAAGAAGCTCACCATTACCATCGACGAAGCCATCTACGACGGCTTGTACCGGGTGGTCGGCGCCGGCAATATCAGTCAGTTCATCGAACGGCTGTTGCGGCCGCACGTGATCCAAGATCAACTCGACGCGGCTTATGCCGAGATGGCGGCTGACACAGCACGCGAGGGGGAGGCGCTCGAATGGGCGGAGGCCCATGTAGCCAACACGGGAGATGGGGCTACAGATGAAACGTGGTGACGTCTGGTGGGTCAATTTTGACCCTTCGCTCGGGGGCGAGACCCAGAAAAAGCGCCCGGCAGTCGTTGTAAGTAACGATGCCTCGAACCGCCACTTGAACCGGGTCCAGGTCGTTCCGGTCACTTCTACTGTAGACCGCCTTTATCCGAGTGAAGCACTCGTGGAGATCGGGAATCACAAGGGAAAGGCGATGGCTGACCAGCTGGCAACGGTGAGCAAACTGCGTCTACTCAGTAAAATGGGAACGATTTCCCCGGGCGAACTCCAGGCGATCGAGCGGGCTATACGGGTGCAGCTCGGAATGA includes:
- a CDS encoding type II toxin-antitoxin system PemK/MazF family toxin — its product is MKRGDVWWVNFDPSLGGETQKKRPAVVVSNDASNRHLNRVQVVPVTSTVDRLYPSEALVEIGNHKGKAMADQLATVSKLRLLSKMGTISPGELQAIERAIRVQLGMI